Proteins encoded by one window of Rhizophagus irregularis chromosome 31, complete sequence:
- a CDS encoding Coronin-like protein crn1: MCSTLSDAFSDWTFQEVCQLYELCESEGPSLSVFPPFTCGIKDLGDDSSQVILKHLIAELNARLKSIPISGNEASKSQYVCSYLVAGANLYEGKFELRPEKNITGPNGHGPVDFAIDLLQTAKTVGVTEVKDEDIFKGIAQNAVQLESALSNRKRKASEMEEESVFTGQAKIQTIEAGNCCI, translated from the exons ATG TGTTCGACGTTATC AGACGCTTTCTCGGACTGGACTTTCCAAGAAGTGTGCCAGCTTTACGAACTCTGTGAATCAGAGGGTCCTTCATTATCTGTCTTTCCGCCTTTCACTTGCGGGATCAAAGATCTGGGAGATGATTCTTCCCAGGTGATACTTAAACATCTTATAGCCGAACTAAATGCCCGTCTCAAGTCCATTCCAATCAGCGGAAATGAAGCATCAAAATCACAATACGTATGTTCTTACCTTGTTGCCGGAGCGAATCTATACGAAGGGAAGTTCGAGCTTCGAccagaaaaaaatatcacaGGGCCTAATGGGCACGGACCAGTTGATTTCGCAATAGATTTACTCCAAACCGCAAAAACTGTTGGCGTGACAGAAGTAAAGGACGAAGATATTTTTAAGGGTATTGCCCAGAATGCTGTACAACTTGAATCTGCTTTATCGAACCGTAAACGTAAGGCAAGCGAGATGGAGGAAGAAAGTGTGTTTACAG GACAGGCTAAGATTCAAACTATCGAAGCCGGTAACTGTTGTATATGA
- a CDS encoding argininosuccinate synthetase: MSQGRVLLAYSGGLDTSCILVWLIEQGYEVIAYMANIGQEEDFEAAREKALKIGAKKVYIEDLRQIYVDELIFPAIQANAIYENVYLLGTSLARPVIARSQIEIATKENCQFVSHGCTGKGNDQVRFELAYYALKPSIKVIAPWRIPEFYERFPGRQSLLDYAAQKDIPVFQTKSKPWSTDENLFHISYEAGILEDPNVTPPKDMWKLTVDPEDAPNTPERITITFKHGIPVKVVNNDDGTTKTDSLDLFIYLNTIARRNGIGRIDIVENRFIGIKSRGCYETPGGTILRAAHIDLEGLVLDRQVRALRDQFITPQFSQILYNGQYFSPEREFLSASLEASQKSINGEVRLKLYKGNVIVEGRKSDTVKLYDMEESSMDVQGGFSPTDSDGFIKIQSIRLKKWGETAFGNNL; the protein is encoded by the exons atgtCACAAGGTCGCGTTCTTCTCGCTTACTCTGGTGGTTTAGATACTTCATGTATTCTTGTATGGCTTATTGAACAAGGTTATGAGGTAATTGCTTATATGGCCAATATTGGTCAGGAAGAAGACTTCGAAGCTGCTAGAGAAAAAGCCTTGAAAATTGGCGCAAAAAAAGTTTACATCGAG GATTTAAGACAAATTTATGTCGATGAACTCATTTTCCCTGCTATTCAAGCTAATGCAATATACGAG AACGTTTATCTATTGGGTACTTCTCTAGCTCGTCCCGTTATTGCTCGTAGCcag ATTGAAATTGCTACTAAAGAAAATTGTCAATTTGTATCCCATGGATGTACCGGTAAGGGTAATGATCAAGTCCGTTTCGAGTTAGCATATTATGCTTTGAAGCCAAGCATCAAAGTCATTGCTCCATGGCGTATTCCTG aattttacgaACGTTTCCCTGGTAGGCAAAGTCTTTTAGACTATGCAGCTCAAAAGGACATACCAGTCTTTCAAACTAAATCAAAGCCGTGGTCAACAGATGAAAACTT GTTCCATATTTCTTACGAGGCTGGTATATTAGAAGATCCTAATGTAACGCCGCCAAAAGATATGTGGAAATTAACTGTAGATCCCGAAGATGCACCTAATACTCCTGAACGTATCACTATTACATTCAAACACGGTATACCGGTCAAAGTCGTAAATAACGATGACGGTACCACAAAAACTGATTCTCTCGATTTATTCATCTATCTTAATACAATTGCGCGAAGAAACGGCATTGGTCGTATTGATATTGTTGAAAATCGATTCATTGGTATCAAGAGTCGAGGCTGTTATGAAACTCCTGGGGGAACAATTCTCAGAGCAGCTCATATTGATTTAGAAGGTTTGGTCCTTGATCGTCAAGTTCGAGCATTGAGAGATCAATTCATTACACCTCAATTCTCACAAATTTTGTACAACGGTCAATACTTTTCCCCTGAACGCGAATTCTTATCTGCTTCTCTTGAAGCTAGTCAAAAATCTATTAATGGGGAAGTAAGATTGAAGCTTTATAAAGGGAATGTTATAGTTGAAGGTCGTAAATCTGATACTGTTAAATTATACGACATGGAAGAAAGTTCTATGGATGTTCAAGGCGGATTTAGTCCAACTGATTCTGATGGTTTCATTAAGATTCAAAGTATAAGATTGAAGAAATGGGGAGAAACTGCTTTTGGcaacaatttataa